A DNA window from Daucus carota subsp. sativus chromosome 3, DH1 v3.0, whole genome shotgun sequence contains the following coding sequences:
- the LOC108212328 gene encoding uncharacterized protein LOC108212328 encodes MTTGDQQQSGSTSQGDNPTLRQMAEKIKKMQADMDAQREAWRSERETLQSHALALEKELTTARSKANPTSKGTLKSVTRRLNMDDGEEEEYDEEIEAENPERENPDANVEREYENGSRGHNNENKKKKKKGHRSSKSHNHTTEAMKKELQDLKEMVQRIPGLPKPLEKATPTSYADSPFVDNIALVETPKRFNVPPMKAYDGSTDPLEHVAQYKQRMFTVPIMKDLREACMCKGFGSTLAGPALQWFVNLPNGSIETFADLVDAFNLQFASSRVFEKTTSDLYKIVQRYREPLRDYLTRFNREKVTITNCDVPTAIEAFRRGLERDSPLYDELTKYPCRSMDDVQAKAMAQVRLEEDRREEDDKYYRPNKRSQRRGSETPDLMSGRRTMTQGKELEVLVKKGYLSEFMTKNKSTHVRKDRTPPRQSPPPPHQKVINFIAGGSEVSGTTYSQAKRVARETSVRVSNADVLDFSIPTLTFNESDREHVSEPQHDSLVISLPVGNCFIKRILVDNGSAANIMMLSTLQQTGLAETDMIKKTTTLVGFSGERKRTVGEITLPTYAQGLNLLTKYAIIDGDPTYNIIMGRPWIHDLKAVPSTYHQVLKFPTPWGVHQIVGD; translated from the exons AATCCCACATTACGACAAATGGcggaaaaaatcaagaaaatgcaAGCAGACATGGATGCTCAGAGAGAAGCTTGGAGGTCAGAAAGAGAAACACTTCAGTCCCATGCACTGGCTCTAGAGAAGGAACTCACAACGGCAAGGTCGAAAGCTAATCCGACGTCAAAGGGGACGCTGAAAAGTGTGACTCGACGTTTGAACATGGACGACGGGGAGGAAGAGGAATACGACGAGGAGATTGAGGCGGAGAATCCAGAACGAGAGAATCCAGACGCCAACGTCGAACGAGAATATGAAAACGGTTCCAGAGGTCATAACAACgaaaataagaagaagaagaaaaaggggCACCGGTCCTCCAAATCACACAATCACACCACAGAAGCAATGAAGAAGGAGCTACAGGACCTGAAGGAGATGGTGCAGCGCATTCCCGGACTTCCGAAGCCATTGGAAAAGGCGACGCCGACAAGCTACGCTGACTCACCTTTTGTGGACAACATTGCCTTAGTGGAGACGCCAAAACGTTTCAACGTTCCTCCTATGAAGGCTTATGACGGGTCGACTGATCCCTTGGAACACGTAGCTCAATACAAGCAGCGGATGTTTACGGTTCCGATAATGAAGGACCTAAGAGAGGCATGCATGTGCAAAGGTTTTGGATCAACATTGGCCGGACCGGCTCTACAGTGGTTTGTGAATCTACCCAACGGCTCCATAGAAACGTTCGCCGACCTAGTTGACGCTTTCAATTTGCAATTCGCCAGCAGCAGGGTGTTCGAGAAAACAACGAGCGACCTCTACAAGATTGTGCAGAGGTATCGGGAACCACTCAGGGATTACCTCACGCGATTTAACAGGGAAAAAGTGACCATAACAAACTGTGATGTGCCCACAGCGATCGAAGCATTTAGAAGAGGGCTAGAAAGAGACTCGCCACTTTATGACGAGCTAACTAAGTACCCATGCAGGAGTATGGATGACGTACAGGCGAAAGCAATGGCTCAAGTAAGATTGGAAGAGGACAGGAGGGAAGAAGATGACAAGTACTACCGTCCGAACAAAAGGTCACAACGTCGAGGGTCCGAGACACCAGACCTTATGTCAGGCCGACGCACGATGACGCAAGG GAAGGAGTTAGAAGTTTTAGTCAAGAAGGGATACTTGTCTGAGTTCATGACAAAGAATAAGTCGACACATGTGAGAAAGGACAGGACGCCACCAAGGCAGTCGCCTCCGCCGCCACACCAGAAGGTGATTAACTTTATAGCAGGGGGATCAGAGGTGTCGGGCACAACATATTCTCAGGCAAAACGTGTAGCAAGGGAAACTAGTGTGAGAGTATCAAATGCAGATGTTTTGGACTTCAGCATTCCGACGCTGACTTTTAACGAGTCTGACAGGGAACATGTCTCAGAACCTCAACATGACAGCCTCGTAATCTCTTTACCGGTGGGAAATTGTTTCATAAAACGCATCCTGGTTGACAATGGGAGTGCGGCGAACATCATGATGCTGAGTACGCTGCAACAAACGGGATTGGCTGAAACCGACATGATCAAGAAAACGACAACACTGGTCGGCTTTAGTGGAGAAAGGAAAAGGACTGTTGGAGAAATCACCTTGCCGACGTACGCTCAGGGATTGAATTTGTTGACGAAATACGCGATCATTGACGGAGACCCTACATACAACATCATTATGGGGAGACCATGGATTCACGACTTGAAAGCAGTACCATCTACATACCATCAGGTCCTAAAATTCCCGACGCCATGGGGAGTACATCAGATCGTAGGTGACTAA